A window of the Streptomyces sp. Ag109_O5-10 genome harbors these coding sequences:
- a CDS encoding SpoIIE family protein phosphatase produces the protein MVRQPGRSDTRPSRSGAPRAPLARQKPSGPGRIRSGRLWSALSGRSVAAQVFVLQVAIVLLLIVSAVLALVLQVEHDSSMEARNRSLAVAQTFADAPGTAAALRLPDPTTVLQPRAEAARRATGVDFIVVMNTDGIRYTHPKPDRIGKKFVGTIGPALAGGTVTEEVHGTIGELVQAVVPVRDANGKVVGLVSAGITTAHVGGIANQQLPLLLAAAAAALALATAGTALVSRRLLRQTHGLGPDEMTRMYEHHDAVLHSVREGVLIVGGDGRLMLANDEAQRLLDLPQDAEHRRVLDLGLDPETATLIASGRVATDEVHLVKDRLLAVNQRPIEVRGGPPGSVITLRDSTELRALSGRAEVARERLNMLYEAGVGIGTSLDVTRTAEELAELAVPRFADYAAVDLYEAVLKGEEPKPGDALRRVACTGIRKDAPLYPVGERFQFVPSSPQGRSLLSGESVVEPRLREAPGWRAQDVELAGQILEFGIHSLITVPLRAGNMVLGVANFCRSEKPAPFDTEELALAEELVARAAVSIDNARRYTREHSMAVTLQRSLLPRSLPAQSALDIAYRYLPAQSGVGGDWFDVLPLSGARVALVVGDVVGHGLHAAATMGRLRTAVHNFTALDLQPDELLCLLDELVSRIDQDETSEDDADTPAAISGATCLYAIYDPVSRRCTVARAGHPPPALVRPDGGVEFADVPAGPPLGLGGLPFETAELELAPGSSLVLYTDGLVEDRQRDIDEGLELLAGALESAADGTPDETCAAVLERLPARPSDDVALIVARTRALGADRIAEWQVPADPAAVSEVRSRVTRQLADWELDELSFTTELILSELVTNAIRHGRAPIGVRLLRDRTLICEVSDGSTTSPHLRYAASTDEGGRGLFLVAQMAERWGTRYTPAGKVIWAEQPLP, from the coding sequence ATGGTGCGTCAGCCCGGCCGGTCCGACACTCGGCCGTCCCGATCCGGGGCTCCGCGCGCGCCGCTCGCCCGGCAGAAGCCGAGCGGGCCGGGGCGTATCCGGTCCGGACGGCTGTGGTCGGCGCTGAGCGGCCGCAGCGTGGCCGCGCAGGTCTTCGTGCTGCAGGTCGCGATCGTGCTGCTGCTGATCGTGTCGGCCGTGCTGGCGCTGGTGCTCCAGGTGGAGCACGACAGCAGCATGGAGGCCCGCAACCGGTCCCTGGCCGTCGCCCAGACCTTCGCCGACGCCCCCGGCACGGCGGCCGCACTGCGGCTGCCCGACCCGACGACGGTGCTCCAGCCACGGGCGGAGGCGGCCCGCAGGGCCACGGGCGTGGACTTCATCGTCGTCATGAACACCGACGGGATCCGGTACACGCACCCCAAGCCGGACCGCATCGGGAAGAAGTTCGTCGGGACCATCGGGCCCGCGCTGGCCGGCGGGACCGTCACCGAGGAGGTGCACGGCACCATCGGGGAGCTGGTGCAGGCGGTGGTCCCGGTCCGGGACGCGAACGGCAAGGTGGTGGGCCTGGTGTCGGCCGGTATCACCACCGCGCACGTGGGCGGCATCGCCAACCAGCAGCTGCCGCTGCTGCTGGCCGCGGCCGCCGCGGCGCTCGCCCTGGCGACGGCGGGCACCGCCCTGGTCAGCCGGCGGTTGCTGCGCCAGACGCACGGTCTGGGCCCGGACGAGATGACCCGGATGTACGAGCACCACGACGCGGTGCTGCACTCGGTGCGCGAGGGGGTGCTGATCGTCGGCGGCGACGGCCGGCTGATGCTCGCCAACGACGAGGCGCAGCGCCTGCTGGACCTGCCCCAGGACGCCGAGCACCGCCGGGTGCTGGACCTCGGCCTGGACCCGGAGACGGCGACGCTGATCGCCTCCGGGCGGGTCGCCACCGACGAGGTGCACCTGGTCAAGGACCGGCTGCTGGCCGTCAACCAGCGCCCCATCGAGGTGCGCGGCGGACCGCCCGGCAGCGTCATCACGCTGCGCGACTCCACCGAGCTGCGGGCACTCTCCGGCCGCGCCGAGGTGGCCCGCGAGCGTCTGAACATGCTCTACGAGGCCGGGGTGGGCATCGGCACCAGTCTGGACGTCACCCGTACCGCCGAAGAACTCGCGGAGCTGGCCGTGCCGCGGTTCGCGGACTACGCCGCCGTCGACCTGTACGAGGCGGTCCTCAAGGGCGAGGAACCCAAGCCCGGGGACGCGCTGCGCCGGGTGGCGTGCACCGGCATCCGCAAGGACGCGCCGCTGTACCCGGTCGGCGAGAGGTTCCAGTTCGTGCCGTCCTCGCCGCAGGGCCGGAGCCTGCTGAGCGGGGAGTCGGTCGTCGAGCCGCGGCTGCGGGAGGCGCCCGGCTGGCGGGCCCAGGACGTGGAGCTGGCCGGCCAGATCCTGGAGTTCGGCATCCACTCGCTGATCACGGTTCCGCTGCGGGCCGGGAACATGGTGCTGGGGGTGGCCAACTTCTGCCGCTCGGAGAAGCCCGCCCCGTTCGACACCGAGGAGCTGGCCCTCGCGGAGGAGCTGGTGGCCCGCGCCGCCGTCTCCATCGACAATGCGCGCCGCTACACGCGCGAGCACAGCATGGCGGTGACCCTGCAGCGCAGCCTGCTGCCGCGCAGTCTGCCGGCGCAGAGCGCCCTGGACATCGCCTACCGGTACCTGCCGGCCCAGTCGGGCGTGGGCGGCGACTGGTTCGACGTGCTGCCGCTGTCCGGAGCCCGGGTGGCGCTGGTGGTCGGCGACGTGGTGGGGCACGGGTTGCACGCGGCGGCGACCATGGGGCGGCTGAGGACCGCCGTGCACAACTTCACGGCGCTGGACCTGCAGCCGGACGAGCTGCTCTGCCTGCTGGACGAGTTGGTGAGCCGTATCGATCAGGACGAGACCTCCGAGGACGACGCGGACACCCCGGCCGCGATCAGCGGCGCGACCTGCCTGTACGCGATCTACGACCCGGTGTCGCGGCGCTGCACGGTGGCCCGTGCCGGTCATCCGCCGCCGGCGCTGGTCAGGCCGGACGGCGGAGTGGAGTTCGCGGACGTGCCGGCCGGCCCTCCGCTCGGCCTGGGCGGGCTGCCCTTCGAGACGGCCGAGCTGGAACTGGCGCCGGGCAGCAGCCTGGTCCTGTACACCGACGGGTTGGTGGAGGACCGGCAGCGGGACATCGACGAGGGGCTGGAACTGCTGGCCGGCGCGCTGGAGTCGGCGGCCGACGGCACCCCGGACGAGACCTGTGCGGCCGTCCTGGAGCGGCTGCCGGCCCGCCCCAGCGACGACGTGGCGCTGATCGTCGCCAGGACCCGGGCGCTCGGCGCGGACCGGATCGCCGAGTGGCAGGTGCCGGCGGATCCGGCGGCCGTCTCGGAGGTGCGGTCCAGGGTGACCCGTCAGCTGGCGGACTGGGAGCTGGACGAGCTGTCCTTCACGACGGAGCTGATCCTCAGCGAGCTGGTCACCAACGCCATCCGGCACGGCCGGGCGCCCATCGGGGTACGGCTGCTGCGCGACCGGACGCTGATCTGCGAGGTCTCCGACGGCAGCACCACCTCCCCGCACCTGCGATACGCGGCGAGCACCGACGAGGGCGGCCGGGGCCTGTTCCTGGTCGCGCAGATGGCCGAGCGGTGGGGCACCCGCTACACGCCCGCGGGGAAGGTCATCTGGGCGGAGCAGCCGCTGCCGTGA